The genomic DNA GAGTGGGCTGGAATCCCCtgaatggggggaggaggtgtcGGGTctggactccccccacccccgccctgggaTGGAGCTGGCTTATGGGGAGGTGCCGCTCCTCTGCcgagggggagggtggggactgTTCTGCCGCTGGAGGGGAGCCGGGGAAcccagcagcagggacaggggagagaaattctGGAATCTTCTAGTGGGGTGCAAGGGGGAGCCTGGAAACCTTCAAGCTGGAGCGATTGGGATGCCTTAATGGGGAACCCCCCACCTCACTTTTCCCCATTGGGGGCCCTGTTGTCATGCTCTAGGGGCTGGCGTCTCTCCACCCCCTGGGTTTATCTTTGCTCCTCTGTACCACCTTCGGCTTCACCCCTGTGATTTTGCCACTGCCCCAGTGGAGGGCAGGGTAGGAGGCTGGTGGGGCTCCTGGTCGGTCCTTGGCAGGGTGCTTGCCCCTCAGAGTAGTGAGGCTGGATGGCAGGCAAGGGAGAATTGGGACTGTGGGTTAGTTGGGGAGAGGGAAAGGTCATTGGGGAGGCAGTAGGAAAGAAGCCGTCTTGGGGGGTAGCATGTCTTGAACACATGGGGTCCAGGCAAGAATATTAATGTGGGCATCCACTGTGTTGTAAAATCCTCTGGCCCTGGTgtggctgctgcttccgggaCAGAGTCTGGGTCCCAACAGAAGACCCTGTATATCCTGTGTTTCCGTAGGGTCCCTTGGACCGAACGATCCCAGAACACTGCGTGCAAagtccactgaaatgcagccacctgtggGGTGGTAGCTGTTGAGCGACCCTATGGCAGTGCAGCACGGTAGCTTAGGACATGGGAGGTGAAGAAGAATCCTGTATTGGACTGAGGGCGAGCAGAATTTAGGGAGGCCAAGATGGAACTTGGAATCTGAGCTGGAACTTGGCCCAGTTGATTCCTTCTTAAAATACGTCTGAGATATTTGGTGAATGATCCTCAAAGTGCCTCTTTTCCAAAGAGACTTGGCACCTTTGTCTCCACCTGAGCAGGCCAGAGCGTAGAGCTGTAGCCCTGTGtcagaaatggggtggggggagaattgtgGGATCCTGCAGGAGGTGGGGTTGGTGAGTCAGAAGGTGTTGTCTGCTTCCCACGGGCCATTTGTGCCTTAATATTTACAAATCTCTGCACAAGTGCTGCTGTCGTGCCCGCTGAGTCACTAGTGAGCCCAGTGCACCAGCATCATGCTAAGGTAGGATTGAGGCGAACCCAAGGTTGGGGCTGCCTGTTAAAGATCCCAAGGGACTGTTTGTAAGAATTGGGGTGTTTCCCAGGTTGGAATTCAGACAGGATTACTGTAGTGCTGGTAAGTGACTGTAgcgttccaccccagaagtggctgacGTGAAGGAACCCCTGGTATTGCTGTAAGCGTTTGAGGCTTAGGATTATTCCGCAGCACTGAGCGCTTTGAAGAGGCcagctttaaacagaaagctgTTCTGCACCTCCGCTGTAGCAAGGCTGGTGCTTCtccataagtgtgtgtgtgttaaagctTCGGTTGAACATAGTGCTGCTGAAAGGGGCGAGTTGAGCGATACCAAGGACGGGTACAGCCAGCGTAAGCATGCCTGCCGTCCACCCCCTCCGCCAAGAGGGGCCCAACCTGGCAACTCCATTGCCGAAGACTCTGGTGTACTCAGCCTTAGCCTGCCAACCAGTTGTGTGGAGGGAGTCTCACGTGGTGGCCACCTGGGCTGCAAGGAACTGGAGTGATCCCCATTGCAGGAGAATGCGTTCCGGCCCCCACAGCCCTTGGTGGAATGCTAAGCCTTGGTTGTCCTAGCGTCCGGTGTCGTGTAACGCGTCTCTGCTTTTCTGTTCCAGCTAGCCCTGCTGGAGCTCAACTTCCTGCCTACTACAGGCACGAAACTGACGAAGCAGCAGCTTATATTAGCCAGTGAGTATCATCTCTGCATTCCCTAGAAGGAGCTGGTCCCGTCCTGTCTCTCCaacccttctctccccacccccccggcctcAATAGCAGGCTGTGCGAGCTTAGCTGCAGTTTGTCTCTGTGTTGCATGGCAAATGGCCAGAATGCACTGGGTCTAATATCAGCCTCCTGACTGATCCTTCTAGTGAAAGGGCAGACTCCCCTGATGAAGGGGGCTGGCTGCAGTGCTATATGTGGTGATGGTGGTTTCCTTCCTGACCATGGGCCCCTGGCGAATGAGATTTGTTCAGCCCTGGCGTCGCTGCAGTGCTGTGAATAGAAAAGGGAGCCTTTTGAGATCTTGGTGAGGCGAGAAGCCCCACTGCCTGCTCTCTACCAGTCAAGCTCTCTTATTCTGCCTTTCCGTCTCTCTCTGTGCCAGGGGATATTCTCGAAATCGGAGCCCAGTGGAGCATCCTGAAGAAAGACATCCCATCATTCGAGAGATACATGGCTCAGCTGAAATGCTACTACTTTGACTACAAGTGAGTGTCGGACCCCTAGCGTCTTGTAGGGTAACCACTGACCCCTGTGGGGTGGGAAGCGTTCCCATCATACAACTCCCGGTTGTACTGACCTCCTTAGACTGTCCTTGCTGGTAGTGTGAATGTGCATGGTTTGGTTCAGCTAGTCTGGTATATTGGATGCCAGTGGCTCCTTTGGTCCTAAATCCTGTCTCCTGCCATGCTGGATTGGATCCTGGTGGTGGCTCTGGTCCAATCTCCTGCTGCAGTGATTGGCTCAGATCAGTGGGCCCTCTAGTCAGGGAGCCCGTCTCTGATAGCAGCCCAGGAGGGGTGCCCCCCAAACAAACCCATTGCACGGGCACAACACAACTAGCAGCACCATGCTGTTCCCTGGGAGCGATCCTTTCCCAGTCCCGGGGTAATCAGGCCCCGGTAAGTCTCCCAGATATCTTAGTCCTCTTTTAATAATGAATGTTCTAAATGGGTGCAAAAAAGCCGAACAGAAAAACTGAATTAGACCAAACCCAAAGCTTCCTGCTATCGCTCAAGGACTGTGTTGACATAATGCCTGTTGAGCGAGAAAACATGGGCCCGGAATTAATaaaaccaaaattggtgtgttggaaactAGTCCTAACTGGTGGCCAAATTaacgaggggatgggctattccacccgtCATTCTCTTTCttggtccttaaagaaagagatgggggcgggggagaaaaaGGGGGGAATAAACAAAAACAGACAGAGGCTATTGGAGCGAACTTCATCATAGCTGGTACCCCAGGGCTCCTCCATCCTGCTCCTGAGAGATGGCCGGGCTAGATAATATCACCACCTCTAccagctgctggagcccagcCGCTGCCTGGGGTAAAACAGGATCAGACTTTGGCAGCGGCGGCGACTCCAGCACATCTCAGCGAACATCTTTGCTTTTCCCAGAAAGGACCGTTACCACCTACGATAGCGTTAAAAAACCCGGCTGAGCGCCTcgttccttctaaaaactctccggCTAGAGGCAAAGGGACCAGGGGATGCTGCTGGAATGGAAAGCCTTATTGAAAGCTTTACATTTCCAAGACTTTCACGGTTTTTCCTTTTATCTGTACCAAAAGGTTAACAGGCTGCTTAATGGTGTGTGTGCCAGGGTACTAAGCAGGCTGGGCTCTTGGgatccctaccccagagccttgTTTAATGTTAGACAGTGACTGGGTTCTGTTAACATCTTTGGGCCTCTGTTGAAATTCCTACACCGCTGTTCCTTGTAGGGATGAGTTGCCGGAGTCCGCTTACAAGCATCAGCTGCTAGGACTGAACCTGCTCTTCCTGCTGTCCCAGAACCGCGTGGCTGAGTTCCACACCGAGCTAGAGCGACTCCCAGCGAAGGACATCCAGACCAACGTGTACATCAAACACCCCGTCTCGCTAGAGCAGGTAGCTCCCGCCGTGGCCTGCTCATCCCGCCGCTGGCCCtgccactgcagcgctggtggCCTAACCCCTTTCTGCCCGTGGCTTTGGGTTACTGTTGTTTGTTGGCCTTTCCAGCCTACAGTGGGCTGGGATCAGGGCGTGGCTGTGTCCCTGCATGGATGGGAGCCAtccagccaaagcctgaggggTACTAACACGAGTAGCAGCTGCCTGGCAGCAGTGAGCCAACACCCCAGCCTGGTGCTAGGGGACACGGTGCTGCTACAGCTGCCAGCTTTTTGGATGAGCTGTAAAACAGGCCCTGACCGCTTATGAAagattcccagcatgctcttggGTAGAACTGGAGCATTGCCCCTCAAAATATAGTGCCATCCTGCTTCCCTCGCTGTTTCACTGAGTCCTAGCTTCTGGGCCAGTGTTGTTGTGCGCCGTTAAACAGCAGCCACGCTGCAGCCTAGAGGTGGTTGCATCTTAGCGGTGGGTGGAGGCACGTGCGTGCATGGCCTAACTCCATTGAGGAGTAAGGTTAAAATGGGCCTGGCTCCAGGAGTGACTAATCCAGCCCCCGAgacaaacaccttgaatctctGCTTCTCTCCCGGGCTAGTACTTGATGGAAGGCAGCTACAACAAAGTGTTCCTGGCCAAAGGCAATATCCCTGCTGAGAGTTACACTTTCTTCATCGACATCTTATTGGACACCATTCGGTGAGTCTTCCTTTTCCTATTGGCTGCTTGGATCCACCCTCAGCGTGGGCTGTTAAAGAGAAGCCATTAAAGGGAACCCAGAGCATGCAGGAAAGCACCTAATAAGATGAAGAGCAGCTAACGAGCTAGGGCATCGGCGTCTTGCCATCATGAATCAGTCCAGAGGAATTTATTTTCCCATTGGAACGTGTTGGGGAAATTGGAATTTTTCCAGGTGGTTGCAAGGTGCACGCTGCTATGGAAGTGGCTTCTCTTccattaggtgtattatggtagcaacGAGGTGCCCGAGTCATGGAtcactgtgctaggagctgtacaaacacaacaaagcCCCTGGTCCTAAAAAGCATACAATCTAGCTGCTGTGAAGCAAACTCACATAGGAAATAGCATGTAATACATACTGTAACCTCCTAGCACTTTCCAAATCAccatcccctcctgcccagcacatGCCCACAGCTCAGAAAGGTCTAACCTCAGGGAGCCCAAGCATGGAACGATCTAGGATCTGAGAAAGTTAGGAGCGGCTGGAATGCAAGGGTGGAGGGAGATCCTTTCGACT from Mauremys mutica isolate MM-2020 ecotype Southern chromosome 15, ASM2049712v1, whole genome shotgun sequence includes the following:
- the PSMD8 gene encoding 26S proteasome non-ATPase regulatory subunit 8 — protein: MAAMAAAGLVVNGADAAAGLKAAAGMYEQLKGEWNRKSPNLSKCGEALGRLKLALLELNFLPTTGTKLTKQQLILARDILEIGAQWSILKKDIPSFERYMAQLKCYYFDYKDELPESAYKHQLLGLNLLFLLSQNRVAEFHTELERLPAKDIQTNVYIKHPVSLEQYLMEGSYNKVFLAKGNIPAESYTFFIDILLDTIRDEIAGCIEKAYEKILFNEATRVLFFNTPKKMTEYAKKRGWVLGPHNYYSFSSQQQKPEDTTIPSTELAKQVIEYARQLEMIV